A DNA window from Chryseobacterium sp. MEBOG06 contains the following coding sequences:
- the gyrB gene encoding DNA topoisomerase (ATP-hydrolyzing) subunit B, with protein sequence MSQKQYTASSIQALEGMEHVRMRPSMYIGDVGTRGLHHLVYEVVDNSIDEALAGYCDTIFVSIKEGNGVEVSDNGRGIPVDFHEKEQKSALEVVMTKIGAGGKFDKDSYKVSGGLHGVGVSCVNALSNEMITTVYRDGNVYQQVYSRGKAQTGVEEIGHSEKRGTKQFFQPDDSIFTELVYNYDTLANRLRELSYLNKGITITLTDERETLEDGSFRTEIFHSEGGLKEFVGYIDGSRESIMEHVIFMEGERDDIPVEVAMRYNTSFNENLHSYVNNINTHEGGTHLAGFRRALTRTLKKYADDLGIPQKEKVEITGDDFREGLTAVISVKVMEPQFEGQTKTKLGNSEVSGAVDKIVGEMLTNFLEENPSEAKLIVQKVVLAAKARQAAKKAREMVQRKSPMGGSGLPGKLSDCSSKDPAESELFLVEGDSAGGTAKQGRDRHFQAILPLRGKILNVEKSMLHKVYDNEEIRNIYTALGVSVGTEEDSKALNMVKLRYHKVVIMTDADIDGSHISTLILTFFFRYMKELIENGYIYIAQPPLYLLKRGNKKVYAYNEKEREEFTLEMSPDGKGVEVQRYKGLGEMNPEQLWETTLNPEHRILKQVTIDNAVEADSVFSMLMGDEVPPRREFIEKNAKYAKIDA encoded by the coding sequence ATGAGTCAGAAACAATATACAGCTAGTAGTATTCAGGCATTGGAAGGAATGGAGCATGTTCGTATGCGTCCTTCAATGTACATTGGTGATGTTGGGACAAGAGGTCTCCATCATTTGGTTTATGAAGTAGTCGATAACTCTATTGACGAAGCGTTGGCAGGATACTGTGATACGATTTTCGTAAGCATTAAAGAAGGAAACGGAGTTGAAGTAAGCGATAATGGTAGAGGGATTCCGGTTGATTTTCACGAAAAAGAACAAAAATCAGCCCTTGAGGTTGTAATGACCAAAATAGGAGCCGGAGGTAAGTTTGATAAAGATTCTTATAAGGTTTCAGGAGGTCTTCACGGAGTGGGGGTTTCGTGCGTGAATGCACTTTCCAACGAAATGATCACTACAGTTTACAGAGACGGTAATGTATACCAGCAAGTGTATTCCAGAGGGAAAGCACAGACTGGAGTTGAAGAAATTGGCCATAGTGAAAAAAGAGGAACGAAACAGTTTTTCCAGCCGGATGATAGTATTTTTACAGAGTTAGTCTATAACTATGATACTTTAGCAAACCGTCTGAGAGAACTTTCATACCTTAATAAAGGAATTACAATTACCCTTACTGACGAAAGAGAAACTTTAGAAGACGGTTCTTTCAGAACAGAAATTTTCCACTCTGAAGGAGGATTAAAAGAATTTGTTGGGTATATCGATGGAAGCCGTGAATCTATTATGGAGCACGTTATTTTCATGGAAGGAGAGAGAGATGATATCCCGGTGGAAGTAGCAATGCGTTACAACACTTCTTTCAACGAGAACCTTCACTCTTATGTAAATAATATCAATACTCATGAAGGAGGAACTCACCTGGCAGGTTTCAGACGTGCTTTGACGAGAACCCTTAAGAAATATGCTGATGATTTAGGTATTCCACAGAAAGAAAAAGTAGAAATTACAGGAGATGACTTCCGTGAAGGATTAACCGCTGTAATTTCTGTAAAGGTAATGGAACCCCAGTTTGAAGGACAGACAAAAACGAAATTAGGTAACTCTGAAGTTTCCGGAGCTGTAGATAAAATTGTTGGGGAAATGCTGACTAACTTCCTGGAAGAGAATCCTAGTGAAGCAAAGTTAATCGTTCAGAAAGTAGTTTTAGCAGCAAAAGCTAGACAGGCCGCTAAAAAAGCCCGTGAAATGGTTCAGAGAAAATCTCCAATGGGAGGTTCTGGTCTTCCTGGGAAATTATCTGACTGTTCATCTAAAGATCCGGCAGAATCTGAACTATTCCTTGTAGAGGGAGATTCCGCAGGAGGTACTGCAAAGCAGGGACGAGACAGACACTTTCAGGCGATTCTTCCATTAAGAGGTAAAATTTTGAATGTTGAGAAGTCTATGCTTCACAAAGTATATGACAACGAAGAGATCAGAAATATCTATACCGCACTTGGAGTTTCTGTAGGAACAGAAGAAGACAGTAAAGCATTGAATATGGTTAAGCTAAGATACCATAAAGTTGTGATCATGACCGATGCTGATATTGACGGATCTCACATTTCTACACTGATTCTTACTTTCTTCTTCAGATATATGAAGGAACTTATTGAGAATGGATATATTTATATCGCTCAACCTCCTTTATATTTACTAAAGAGAGGTAACAAAAAAGTGTATGCCTATAATGAAAAAGAACGTGAAGAATTTACTCTGGAAATGTCTCCGGATGGTAAAGGTGTAGAAGTACAACGTTACAAAGGTCTTGGAGAAATGAACCCTGAGCAGCTTTGGGAAACAACCCTGAACCCTGAACATAGAATCTTGAAACAAGTGACTATTGATAATGCAGTGGAAGCAGACAGTGTTTTCTCAATGTTGATGGGAGATGAGGTTCCACCAAGAAGAGAGTTTATCGAAAAAAATGCGAAATATGCAAAAATTGATGCATAA
- a CDS encoding DUF5684 domain-containing protein produces the protein MLTLLQTASYEGADAVSGAAAAGLGIGTMFMGLVFYIFYGYCMYKIFKKAGREDAWAAFIPIYNTIVLLDIVKKPLWWIILFCIPLVNIYACWVVYDRLAKGFAKETPLYTILILFFGFIFIPVLGLGSDPYDSKRIPND, from the coding sequence ATGTTAACTCTTTTACAAACAGCTTCTTATGAAGGAGCAGATGCAGTTTCCGGCGCAGCAGCTGCAGGATTAGGAATTGGAACAATGTTTATGGGATTGGTATTCTATATATTCTATGGATACTGTATGTATAAAATTTTCAAAAAAGCTGGGAGGGAAGATGCCTGGGCAGCTTTTATTCCAATCTATAATACAATAGTATTGCTGGATATTGTAAAGAAGCCTCTATGGTGGATTATTTTATTCTGCATCCCTTTGGTTAATATTTATGCATGTTGGGTAGTCTATGACAGGCTTGCTAAAGGTTTTGCAAAAGAAACTCCTTTGTACACCATCCTTATACTTTTCTTTGGATTTATTTTTATTCCTGTACTTGGACTGGGGAGTGATCCTTATGACAGTAAGAGAATTCCAAATGATTAA
- a CDS encoding DUF3857 domain-containing protein produces the protein MKILILGALSTASIYFAQIYPASSIPENLKKNADVVIRKNFTTVQINKIDEIRYQYNRIMTVINKDGDSKAAIYIPYQKGDNISNVKVTIYDEAGKKVKSFSKSDFSDFANNPQGIFYSDNRVLALPYTSAYYPYTVDFSYELTDENTVFIPDFIPFSSNNVSLEESQLKIINKSGIELKTKSYPSKYNYASVIESDNGAEKTYTFKNVPAIDDALMVPEPVKILPKMGFSLVQFNLAGKKGTLNNWKDFGVWYYNNLVEPVAVSTPAIKSEIAALKLEGSTEDKVKKLYQYMQSKTRYIFVGLGIGGWLPMLPDEVNKKGYGDCKGLTNYMKTLLNEAGIPSNYCIINSSSSQVSFDPDFPSMGGNHAILMIPTEKGNIWLENTSQQIAFNHLSYSTTDRNVLAVTSKGIEIINTPAYKAEENREKQVLKINLNEDNSITGEGSFFYTGSQYDYNLGFVNLNPKEKNDALKSRLSILNFEKVEMKNFVNDRDKAVITYDIDFKTNNFSKKAGNSLLFRAVPIFSDNVYKTDENRELPFEVRQSFEDDYDIAFSLPKGYRIDETPADSNLTSEFGYYKISFVKSDDQVKVIRKIQINKGIYSKEKYNDYVSFRKKIMNMDNSKILITKI, from the coding sequence ATGAAAATTTTAATTTTAGGGGCTCTTTCAACAGCCTCGATATATTTCGCACAGATCTATCCGGCTTCTTCAATTCCTGAAAATTTAAAGAAAAATGCTGATGTTGTCATCAGAAAAAACTTTACAACTGTTCAGATTAATAAAATTGATGAGATCAGATATCAGTATAACAGAATAATGACGGTTATCAATAAAGATGGAGATTCAAAAGCAGCAATATATATACCTTATCAAAAAGGGGATAATATTTCAAATGTAAAAGTAACAATATACGATGAAGCAGGGAAAAAAGTGAAGAGCTTTTCAAAGTCTGATTTTAGTGATTTTGCCAATAATCCTCAGGGAATATTTTATTCTGATAATAGGGTCTTAGCATTACCCTATACTTCAGCATATTATCCCTATACAGTAGATTTTTCATATGAGCTTACGGATGAAAATACTGTTTTTATTCCAGATTTTATACCTTTTTCATCTAATAATGTTTCTTTGGAAGAAAGTCAGTTGAAAATAATTAATAAATCAGGAATTGAGCTTAAAACTAAAAGCTATCCTTCAAAATATAATTATGCTTCAGTGATAGAAAGTGACAACGGAGCTGAGAAGACATATACTTTTAAAAATGTTCCGGCCATTGATGATGCACTGATGGTACCAGAGCCTGTAAAGATATTGCCTAAGATGGGCTTTTCTCTGGTACAGTTCAATCTGGCAGGAAAAAAAGGTACTTTAAATAACTGGAAAGATTTCGGGGTTTGGTATTACAATAATCTGGTAGAGCCGGTTGCTGTTTCTACACCTGCCATTAAATCTGAAATTGCTGCTTTGAAATTAGAGGGATCAACAGAAGATAAGGTGAAAAAGCTTTATCAGTATATGCAGTCTAAAACCCGTTATATATTTGTAGGGCTGGGGATAGGCGGTTGGCTTCCTATGTTGCCGGATGAAGTGAATAAAAAAGGATATGGTGACTGCAAAGGACTTACCAATTACATGAAAACACTTTTGAATGAGGCAGGTATTCCATCTAATTATTGCATCATCAACTCCAGTTCATCACAGGTCTCTTTTGATCCTGATTTTCCTTCGATGGGAGGGAATCACGCTATTCTGATGATCCCTACAGAAAAAGGAAACATCTGGCTTGAAAACACCTCTCAACAGATTGCTTTTAACCATCTGAGCTACAGTACAACCGATAGAAATGTGCTTGCTGTAACCTCTAAAGGAATCGAGATTATTAATACACCAGCCTATAAGGCTGAAGAAAATAGGGAAAAGCAGGTGTTAAAGATCAACCTTAATGAAGATAACAGTATCACAGGAGAGGGGAGCTTTTTTTATACAGGAAGTCAGTATGATTATAATTTAGGATTTGTAAATCTTAACCCTAAAGAGAAAAACGATGCCCTGAAAAGCAGGCTGAGTATCTTAAACTTTGAAAAAGTTGAAATGAAAAACTTTGTCAATGACAGAGATAAAGCAGTTATCACCTATGATATCGACTTTAAAACCAATAATTTTTCTAAAAAAGCAGGAAACAGTCTTCTGTTCAGAGCTGTTCCTATTTTTTCAGATAATGTATATAAAACTGATGAAAACCGTGAGCTTCCTTTTGAAGTAAGACAGTCTTTTGAAGATGATTATGACATCGCCTTTAGTCTTCCTAAGGGATACCGAATAGATGAAACTCCTGCAGATTCGAATCTGACTTCTGAATTTGGGTATTATAAAATAAGTTTTGTAAAAAGTGATGATCAGGTAAAAGTGATAAGAAAAATACAGATCAATAAAGGAATTTATTCAAAAGAAAAATACAATGATTATGTAAGTTTCAGAAAGAAGATCATGAATATGGACAACTCAAAAATCTTAATTACAAAAATATGA
- a CDS encoding transglutaminase-like domain-containing protein gives MKKIIVLVLCSANAILINAQKYQFLNPPKFNDADLSKVKSLLDENAPAEILYKSMYFMVDTSTGNLSKKYFYRVKIYDKDKAEEWLNLEIPLYSSNGSRETLGKFKAFTYNLENGNVVPVKVEKSSQYKSKESKYVTVTKFAFPSVKNGSVLEYQYEITSPFLFAIPEMLIESDTPSLITEYVLDAPLNIAYNINYTGSIAPKYREVEERNLYGTQCKTFRFGYENLKGFKTEKWVRNDNNFRTKISAELNSTNFRELKLYSSSWDQISKRLYENEEFGGELKKTKLAKENIPAGVLDMKTELEKANAIFSFVQKTFKWNKDRGIYTEDGIKKMLETKVGNAAEINLFLVMMLREAGINANPLIISTVNNGLINLISPNVSNMNFVLAALEIEGKQHIYDATVKQSSLDEVPLRNWNQYGVLVTKNKAMPIEMANIKVSNTFLTAEAKINEDGSVSGTYSDRDTGAFAMYAKDSYDDNPEKYKKVYKDNFAIDFTEIDSKVLENGAFESKMKFSSTNLIDHVGKKMIINPMLFLNKNSNEFDQTEARKFPIDFGAPTTKVKKVILEIPEGYTIEEMPKEKKIVTEDKEIEYTYYVEKKENKLEVTSTMKVASADYPKEYYSAFKQIWGVASKFENQVISLIKK, from the coding sequence ATGAAAAAAATAATAGTATTAGTCTTATGTTCTGCAAATGCAATACTGATTAATGCACAAAAATACCAGTTTCTAAACCCTCCAAAATTTAACGATGCAGATTTATCTAAAGTAAAATCACTTCTGGATGAAAATGCACCTGCAGAAATTCTGTATAAATCCATGTATTTTATGGTGGATACTTCTACAGGGAACCTGAGCAAAAAATATTTTTACAGAGTAAAGATTTATGATAAAGATAAGGCAGAAGAATGGTTGAATCTTGAAATTCCTCTTTATAGCTCAAACGGCAGCAGGGAAACCTTAGGGAAATTCAAAGCTTTTACCTATAATCTGGAAAACGGAAATGTTGTTCCTGTGAAAGTGGAAAAAAGTTCGCAGTATAAAAGTAAAGAGAGCAAATATGTTACAGTGACTAAATTTGCTTTTCCCAGTGTGAAAAACGGTTCGGTTCTGGAATATCAGTATGAAATAACATCTCCATTTTTATTCGCTATTCCGGAAATGTTGATAGAGTCTGATACCCCTTCCCTGATTACAGAATACGTTTTGGACGCTCCCCTTAATATTGCTTATAACATAAATTACACAGGAAGTATAGCTCCAAAATACAGGGAAGTCGAAGAAAGGAACTTATATGGTACCCAGTGCAAAACGTTTAGATTTGGCTATGAAAATCTTAAAGGATTTAAAACTGAAAAGTGGGTGAGGAATGATAATAATTTCCGTACAAAAATCAGTGCTGAATTGAACTCAACCAATTTTAGAGAGCTTAAGCTATATTCATCTTCATGGGATCAGATCAGCAAAAGACTCTATGAGAATGAAGAGTTTGGAGGAGAACTTAAAAAAACGAAACTAGCCAAAGAAAATATCCCTGCAGGAGTGTTGGACATGAAAACGGAGCTTGAAAAAGCCAATGCTATTTTTTCATTTGTTCAAAAGACATTTAAGTGGAATAAAGACAGAGGAATTTATACAGAAGACGGTATAAAAAAAATGCTGGAAACCAAAGTAGGAAATGCCGCGGAAATTAACCTATTCCTCGTAATGATGCTTCGCGAAGCAGGGATAAATGCCAATCCGCTTATTATATCTACAGTGAACAACGGGTTGATCAATCTGATATCACCTAATGTTTCTAATATGAATTTTGTGTTGGCAGCTTTAGAAATTGAAGGAAAACAGCATATCTATGATGCAACAGTTAAGCAATCTTCTTTGGATGAAGTTCCATTGAGAAACTGGAATCAGTATGGGGTGCTGGTGACGAAAAATAAAGCAATGCCAATTGAAATGGCCAATATTAAAGTAAGTAATACTTTCCTTACTGCTGAAGCTAAGATCAATGAAGACGGAAGTGTTTCGGGAACATATTCAGATCGTGATACCGGCGCTTTTGCAATGTATGCTAAAGATAGTTACGATGATAATCCTGAAAAGTATAAGAAAGTGTACAAGGATAATTTCGCCATAGATTTTACAGAAATTGATTCAAAAGTTTTGGAAAATGGAGCATTTGAAAGTAAAATGAAATTTTCTTCAACGAATTTGATTGATCATGTAGGTAAAAAAATGATCATCAATCCTATGTTGTTTTTAAATAAAAACTCCAATGAATTTGATCAGACGGAAGCAAGGAAATTTCCTATCGATTTTGGAGCGCCAACCACCAAAGTCAAAAAGGTTATTCTTGAAATTCCAGAAGGATATACCATTGAAGAAATGCCAAAAGAAAAAAAGATAGTAACCGAAGACAAAGAGATAGAATATACTTATTACGTTGAGAAGAAAGAAAATAAACTGGAAGTCACTTCTACTATGAAAGTGGCAAGTGCAGATTATCCAAAAGAATATTACTCAGCATTTAAACAAATCTGGGGCGTTGCTTCAAAATTCGAAAACCAGGTTATCAGTTTAATCAAAAAATAA
- a CDS encoding RsiV family protein, which produces MKNTIAVLALSSFLAFTACKKGEAKGEKIEKAEQRPSENFVVDSVKVNESVKITDSLKLSYTSKLLVLPSLKDKKLLDSIYFQNEKIKDFSKSGLQSYLENEKNSYFKSMKEDNKDWYSDITSAQEWYSSSYMNLISNTNGYMHIRYTGSSYEGGAHDNYGFSERVFDLKNSKKLELKDITSMPKNKIEAILMKNINKINSGTTDGDGEVKNSEMLLVDKIPASDNFYFDEKNLYFHYSPYEIAAFAAGDITIPVSWEELNGTLNAEFKERMKIK; this is translated from the coding sequence ATGAAAAATACTATTGCTGTCTTAGCATTGTCTTCATTCTTAGCTTTTACAGCCTGTAAAAAAGGAGAAGCGAAAGGGGAGAAAATAGAAAAAGCAGAACAGAGGCCGTCAGAAAACTTTGTGGTAGATTCCGTAAAGGTGAATGAATCCGTTAAAATTACAGACTCATTAAAACTTTCTTATACATCAAAACTATTGGTTCTTCCTTCTTTAAAAGACAAAAAGTTATTAGACAGTATTTATTTCCAGAATGAAAAGATTAAAGATTTTTCCAAAAGTGGACTTCAAAGCTATCTGGAAAATGAGAAAAACAGCTATTTCAAATCTATGAAAGAGGATAATAAAGACTGGTACTCAGATATTACCTCTGCTCAGGAGTGGTATTCGAGTTCTTACATGAATCTGATATCCAATACTAACGGATATATGCATATTCGATACACAGGAAGCAGCTACGAAGGAGGCGCACATGATAATTATGGATTTTCAGAAAGGGTTTTTGACCTTAAAAACAGTAAAAAACTTGAACTCAAGGATATTACTTCAATGCCTAAAAATAAAATTGAAGCTATTCTGATGAAGAATATCAATAAGATTAACAGTGGCACAACGGATGGTGACGGAGAAGTGAAAAATTCTGAAATGCTTTTGGTAGATAAAATCCCCGCTTCTGATAATTTTTATTTTGATGAAAAGAATCTCTATTTTCATTACAGCCCCTACGAAATTGCAGCTTTTGCCGCAGGAGATATTACAATTCCGGTTTCATGGGAGGAATTAAATGGGACATTAAATGCCGAATTTAAAGAAAGAATGAAAATTAAGTAA
- a CDS encoding diacylglycerol/lipid kinase family protein, whose amino-acid sequence MLPVQEAFSIFAVMNKVAFIINPFSAKKNYQPFLNELISKVGDPLYYVSESILGTDEFIQTHFENVDIFVAIGGDGTISTVAKNLINTEKILAIFPAGSGNGFSNETRFSKNLDELLEKIKAKKSRKIDTFTVNDRLSINVSGTGFDGKVVKEFEKTTRGFKNYIKVSLKTFFNYKPIKVKFFDEKYEQYNGRYLMLNIANTRQFGNNAYIAPKASKSDGLVDMVLVKKFPLTYSALFAFRMFTKRLKDDEYVTYLPVSEISFKVNTKNWHLDGEFNKIESPIHVKVQPSSLNILI is encoded by the coding sequence ATGCTTCCAGTTCAGGAAGCATTTTCTATTTTTGCGGTGATGAACAAAGTAGCTTTTATTATCAATCCTTTTTCCGCCAAAAAAAACTATCAGCCGTTTTTGAACGAGCTTATATCTAAGGTTGGAGATCCCCTGTATTATGTCTCAGAATCTATTTTGGGAACAGATGAATTTATTCAGACTCACTTTGAGAATGTAGATATTTTTGTAGCTATAGGTGGAGATGGTACAATCTCTACTGTGGCCAAGAATCTGATTAATACAGAAAAAATTCTGGCTATTTTTCCGGCAGGTTCAGGAAATGGATTTTCTAACGAAACCCGTTTCAGTAAAAATCTTGATGAGCTTTTAGAAAAGATAAAAGCAAAGAAATCCAGAAAGATTGATACATTTACTGTCAATGACAGGCTTTCTATTAATGTATCAGGAACAGGGTTTGATGGTAAGGTAGTTAAGGAATTTGAAAAAACAACCCGTGGATTCAAAAATTATATTAAAGTTTCCCTGAAAACCTTTTTCAATTATAAACCGATCAAGGTGAAGTTCTTTGATGAAAAATATGAACAGTATAACGGGAGATACCTTATGCTGAATATTGCCAATACCCGCCAGTTTGGTAACAATGCCTATATTGCTCCGAAAGCGAGTAAAAGTGACGGTCTTGTAGATATGGTTCTGGTAAAAAAATTCCCTTTAACCTATTCTGCACTTTTTGCTTTCAGAATGTTTACCAAAAGATTGAAAGACGATGAATATGTAACCTATCTTCCGGTTTCCGAGATTTCATTTAAAGTAAATACCAAAAACTGGCATCTTGATGGTGAATTTAATAAAATAGAATCACCTATTCATGTAAAAGTACAGCCTTCAAGTTTGAATATCCTGATTTAA